A window of Pusillimonas sp. T7-7 contains these coding sequences:
- a CDS encoding AraC family transcriptional regulator: MTRAVTHQVFTSTVSVELLLDLLLALQGICDDARLRGLLAEAGIPPELVERKHARITHEQLVRFYQIAARETGDEMMGLWSRPIRTSALKVICRSVRDASSVAVALYRFTQVWNLMLDDYQLALLPQDGPFGMSLLPRHAQPVLNRFGHMLMLKLAHGVVSWLVGHEVPLRHISFAFPRPDFAEDYRVLFPAEVEYEAACSSIHFHCELAERRFERPYADLRPFLLRAPRDWIFTTYKEHTLSMKVRDFLSNSSRMSLSLKETAKAFHMSPRTLIRRLAAEHTSFQGIKDALRRDFAIFELINTDKSLGDIADDQGFASVSVFHRAFKRWTGNTPGEYRQAL; the protein is encoded by the coding sequence GTGACCAGAGCCGTCACTCATCAGGTGTTCACGTCGACCGTTTCAGTCGAGCTGCTGCTCGACCTCCTGCTGGCATTGCAAGGTATTTGCGATGATGCGCGTTTGCGCGGCTTACTTGCCGAAGCCGGCATTCCCCCCGAATTGGTAGAGCGCAAGCACGCTCGCATCACGCACGAGCAACTGGTGCGCTTCTACCAGATTGCCGCCAGGGAAACCGGAGACGAGATGATGGGCCTATGGTCTCGCCCCATCCGGACTAGCGCCCTGAAAGTCATCTGCCGCAGCGTGCGGGATGCAAGCTCAGTGGCGGTCGCACTGTACCGCTTCACCCAGGTCTGGAACTTGATGCTTGACGACTACCAGCTCGCATTGCTTCCTCAAGACGGGCCCTTTGGCATGAGCCTGCTGCCGCGCCATGCCCAGCCGGTGCTCAATCGCTTCGGACACATGCTGATGTTGAAACTGGCCCATGGTGTCGTATCGTGGCTGGTGGGCCATGAAGTCCCCTTGCGACATATCAGCTTCGCCTTTCCCCGACCCGACTTTGCCGAGGACTACCGGGTGCTGTTTCCCGCTGAAGTCGAATACGAGGCGGCCTGCTCCAGCATCCATTTTCATTGCGAACTGGCCGAACGGCGCTTCGAGCGCCCTTACGCCGACCTGCGCCCCTTCCTGCTCCGAGCGCCTCGCGACTGGATCTTCACCACCTACAAGGAGCACACCCTGTCCATGAAGGTGCGCGACTTCCTGAGCAACTCCAGCCGCATGAGCCTGTCGCTGAAAGAGACGGCCAAAGCCTTTCATATGTCACCGCGAACCCTGATCCGGCGCCTGGCCGCCGAGCACACCTCCTTCCAGGGCATCAAGGACGCGTTGCGGCGCGACTTCGCCATTTTCGAGCTCATCAACACGGACAAGAGCCTGGGCGACATCGCCGACGACCAGGGGTTTGCATCGGTATCTGTCTTTCACCGCGCCTTCAAACGCTGGACGGGGAACACCCCGGGAGAGTATCGCCAAGCCCTATGA
- the pstC gene encoding phosphate ABC transporter permease subunit PstC, which yields MKNNQSALMDVLFKNLTRTFAFFVFALLGAIMVSLIYGSRESIAEYGLSFLWTNNWDPVQNIYGAMVPIVGTLLTSAIALAIAVPVSFGIAMFLTELSPTWLRRPLGTAIEMLAAIPSIIYGMWGLFVFVPLFQQYIQPHIIDLFEGVPVLGDIFAGPPFGIGVFTAGLILSIMVMPFITAVMRDVFEVVPAMLKESAYGLGATTWEVVWRVVLPYTKNGVIGGIMLGLGRALGETMAVTFVIGNAFNLPNSIFAPSNSIASALANEFNEAGGMQKSALLELGLILFLITTIVLAFSKLLLLRLQKGEGTSH from the coding sequence ATGAAAAATAATCAGAGCGCACTCATGGACGTCCTGTTCAAGAACCTGACGCGCACGTTTGCGTTCTTCGTGTTCGCCCTGCTGGGGGCCATCATGGTGTCCCTGATTTATGGCAGTCGGGAATCGATAGCCGAGTACGGCCTGAGCTTTCTCTGGACCAACAATTGGGACCCGGTCCAGAATATATATGGCGCAATGGTGCCCATCGTCGGCACCTTGCTCACTTCCGCCATTGCACTGGCCATCGCTGTGCCCGTGTCTTTCGGCATCGCCATGTTCCTGACCGAGCTGTCCCCCACATGGCTGCGCAGGCCGCTGGGTACGGCCATCGAAATGCTGGCGGCCATTCCCTCCATCATCTACGGGATGTGGGGGCTTTTTGTATTCGTGCCGCTGTTCCAGCAGTATATACAGCCGCATATCATCGACCTCTTCGAGGGCGTGCCAGTTTTAGGCGATATCTTTGCCGGCCCTCCGTTTGGCATCGGGGTGTTCACGGCAGGCCTGATCCTGTCCATCATGGTCATGCCCTTCATTACCGCAGTCATGCGAGACGTGTTCGAAGTGGTGCCGGCCATGTTGAAGGAATCCGCCTATGGCCTTGGGGCCACCACCTGGGAGGTGGTCTGGCGGGTCGTGCTGCCCTACACCAAGAATGGTGTAATCGGCGGCATCATGCTTGGCCTTGGGCGTGCTTTGGGCGAAACCATGGCAGTCACCTTTGTAATAGGTAATGCCTTCAATCTGCCCAATTCGATTTTCGCTCCGTCCAACTCCATCGCCTCGGCGCTGGCCAATGAGTTCAACGAGGCCGGAGGCATGCAAAAATCAGCGCTCCTGGAACTGGGCTTGATTCTTTTCCTGATCACCACCATCGTTCTGGCTTTTTCCAAACTCCTGCTCCTGCGCCTGCAAAAAGGCGAGGGCACATCCCACTAG
- the pstB gene encoding phosphate ABC transporter ATP-binding protein PstB, whose translation MHTTPSAERTKLEVKNLNFYYGKYQAIKDVNLSIKENKVTAFIGPSGCGKSTLLRTFNRMYELYPGQRAEGEINLDGENLLTSKMDISLIRAKVGMVFQKPTPFPMSIYDNIAFGVRLFEKLSKGEMDERVEWALSKAALWNEVKDKLNQSGNGLSGGQQQRLCIARGVAIKPEVLLLDEPCSALDPISTAKIEELIAEIKSEYTVVIVTHNMQQAARCSDYTAYMYLGELMEFGETDQIFVKPARKETEDYITGRFG comes from the coding sequence ATGCATACCACTCCATCCGCTGAACGCACGAAACTGGAAGTCAAGAACCTGAATTTCTATTATGGCAAGTACCAAGCCATAAAAGATGTGAACCTGTCCATCAAGGAAAACAAGGTTACGGCCTTCATTGGCCCGTCGGGCTGCGGCAAGTCGACCCTGCTGCGTACGTTCAACCGTATGTACGAACTCTATCCTGGCCAGCGGGCCGAGGGCGAAATCAATCTCGACGGCGAAAACCTGTTGACCTCAAAGATGGATATTTCGCTGATCCGGGCCAAGGTGGGCATGGTTTTCCAGAAACCCACGCCATTTCCCATGAGCATCTACGACAACATCGCCTTTGGCGTACGCTTGTTCGAGAAGCTCAGTAAAGGTGAGATGGACGAACGGGTAGAGTGGGCTTTGTCCAAGGCAGCCCTTTGGAACGAGGTGAAAGACAAGCTTAACCAAAGCGGCAATGGCTTGTCGGGCGGTCAACAGCAGCGGCTATGCATTGCCCGGGGCGTGGCCATCAAGCCTGAAGTGTTGTTGCTGGACGAGCCCTGCTCGGCGCTCGACCCCATTTCAACCGCCAAGATCGAAGAGCTGATTGCCGAAATCAAGTCCGAATACACCGTGGTTATCGTTACCCACAATATGCAGCAGGCTGCGCGTTGTTCCGACTACACCGCCTATATGTATTTGGGCGAGTTGATGGAGTTTGGCGAAACCGATCAAATCTTCGTCAAGCCGGCCCGCAAGGAAACCGAAGACTACATTACCGGTCGCTTCGGCTGA
- the ppk1 gene encoding polyphosphate kinase 1, producing the protein MLPSSSDPTLLNRELSLLKFNERVLAMAENRSTPVLERLRYLCIVSSNLDEFFEIRISSLKEQQRQTPGVVGVDGYSPGEAFERVQAAAHELVDRQNSLLTKQVLPKLKAEGIALLDPSDWSEALREWAHAGFEREVMPLLTPIGLDPAHPFPRVYNKSLNFIVSLSGQDAFGRSASIAIVQAPRALPRVIKVPAEISGIPHGYILLTALISAFVGELFIGLEVKGVYQWRVTRNSDLFVDEEEITNLRHALQGELSQRNFGAAVRLEIDQFMPADLEAFLQQEFLLQPQDTYRVSGPVNLSRLMQLCNMVDRPELLFPDHRPKLPAPFDTVGDSPDELFAAIAEQDRLLHHPYQSFQPVLNFLTAAAMDPAVVAIKQTIYRTGEDSELMRLLLAAAKAGKEVTVVVELMARFDEQTNINWAAKLEEVGAHVSYGVVGHKTHAKMVLVLRREKGHIRRYGHLGTGNYHPKTARLYTDFGLLTADQKMCQDMDKVFSLLTGLGARQQLKLLLQSPFTLHETMLAMIRNEISSAKAGKKARIMAKMNSLLEPTIIDSLYKASKAGVKVDLVVRGACALRAGVPGLSDNITVKSIVGKFLEHSRVFYFYSDGAENVYLSSADWMDRNFFRRVEVGFPILDKALKKRVINEAFTYALRDNQLAWRALPNGSYAKVTSRGKPFNMHEYLVKQLGD; encoded by the coding sequence ATGCTTCCTTCATCATCCGATCCCACCTTGTTGAATCGGGAACTGTCTTTGCTCAAATTCAATGAGCGAGTGCTGGCCATGGCCGAGAACCGCAGCACTCCGGTGCTGGAGCGTCTACGGTACTTATGCATCGTCAGCTCCAATCTCGACGAGTTTTTTGAGATCCGGATATCCAGCCTGAAAGAGCAACAGCGTCAGACCCCGGGGGTGGTGGGCGTCGATGGGTATAGTCCTGGCGAAGCCTTCGAGCGCGTGCAGGCAGCAGCGCATGAGTTGGTAGACCGCCAAAATAGCCTGCTTACCAAGCAGGTATTGCCCAAATTAAAGGCAGAAGGCATTGCGCTGCTCGATCCGTCAGACTGGAGCGAAGCTTTGCGCGAATGGGCTCATGCGGGGTTTGAGCGTGAAGTCATGCCCTTGCTGACGCCTATCGGGCTCGATCCGGCCCATCCCTTCCCGCGGGTCTATAACAAGAGTCTGAATTTCATAGTGTCGCTCTCGGGCCAGGATGCGTTCGGCCGCAGCGCATCCATTGCCATCGTACAGGCGCCGCGCGCCTTGCCGCGCGTCATCAAAGTGCCGGCCGAAATTTCCGGCATCCCACATGGCTATATATTGCTGACTGCGCTGATCAGTGCATTCGTGGGCGAGCTTTTCATTGGGCTGGAAGTCAAAGGCGTTTATCAGTGGCGTGTCACCCGCAATAGTGATCTGTTCGTCGACGAGGAAGAAATTACCAATTTGCGTCACGCCTTGCAGGGCGAGTTGTCGCAGCGTAATTTTGGAGCTGCTGTCCGGCTGGAGATCGATCAGTTCATGCCGGCCGATCTTGAGGCCTTTCTTCAGCAGGAGTTCCTGCTGCAGCCGCAAGATACCTACCGGGTCAGCGGTCCGGTGAATTTGTCGCGGTTGATGCAGTTATGCAATATGGTCGACAGGCCCGAGCTTCTGTTTCCCGATCATCGTCCAAAGCTGCCTGCGCCCTTCGATACCGTGGGCGACTCTCCCGACGAGCTTTTTGCCGCCATTGCCGAACAAGATCGGCTCCTGCATCATCCCTACCAATCATTCCAGCCGGTACTCAATTTCCTGACGGCGGCGGCCATGGACCCGGCTGTCGTGGCAATCAAGCAGACCATTTACCGTACGGGCGAAGATTCGGAGCTCATGCGTCTGCTGTTGGCTGCCGCCAAGGCCGGTAAAGAGGTCACTGTAGTGGTTGAGCTCATGGCGCGTTTCGATGAACAGACCAATATTAACTGGGCGGCCAAGCTGGAAGAGGTCGGGGCGCATGTCAGCTACGGTGTAGTGGGGCACAAGACTCACGCCAAGATGGTGTTGGTGCTGCGGCGCGAAAAGGGCCATATACGCCGCTACGGCCACCTGGGCACGGGCAACTACCATCCTAAAACGGCCAGGCTATATACCGATTTCGGCCTGCTGACGGCCGATCAGAAAATGTGCCAGGACATGGACAAGGTGTTTTCGCTGCTGACAGGCCTGGGTGCGCGGCAACAGCTGAAGTTGCTGCTGCAGTCTCCCTTTACCCTGCATGAAACCATGCTGGCGATGATTCGTAACGAAATCTCCAGTGCCAAGGCCGGGAAAAAGGCTCGCATTATGGCAAAAATGAATTCCCTGCTGGAACCCACCATTATCGACAGCCTGTACAAGGCCAGCAAGGCGGGCGTGAAGGTCGACTTGGTCGTACGTGGAGCTTGCGCCCTGCGGGCTGGTGTACCGGGCTTATCCGACAACATCACGGTCAAATCCATAGTGGGCAAGTTTCTGGAGCATTCACGCGTTTTCTACTTCTATAGCGATGGCGCCGAAAATGTGTACCTGTCGTCAGCCGACTGGATGGATCGTAATTTCTTCAGGCGCGTCGAGGTCGGCTTTCCAATTCTGGACAAGGCCTTGAAGAAACGAGTCATCAACGAAGCATTTACTTACGCTTTGCGAGACAACCAGTTGGCTTGGCGCGCCTTGCCCAACGGGTCTTATGCCAAGGTGACCAGCCGCGGAAAACCTTTTAATATGCACGAATACCTTGTCAAACAGCTGGGCGACTAA
- the pstS gene encoding phosphate ABC transporter substrate-binding protein PstS — protein MFKRVLLQVSVGIAFGAASLTAHAADITGAGASFPYPIYAKWAAKYHEETGNRVNYQSIGSGGGQQQIIAKTVDFGASDDPMKGDALAKNDLFQFPAIVGGTVPVVNVDGIKPGELKLSGEIIADIYMAKVKKWNDPVIQEMNPDLKLPDTSIIVVHRSDGSGTTFGWTNYLSKVSAEWKDKVGEGKAVKWPTGQGGKGNEGVAAYVRQLKNSIGYVEYAYAKQNNLSWTQLKNLDGKFVQPTQAAFAAAAANADWKSAPGMGVVLTNEPGADSWPVTSASFILVHKKQDKPENGKEVLAFFDWAFKNGDKLAEELDYVPMPDSVTNQIAESWKTEIKGADGSAVWK, from the coding sequence ATGTTTAAGCGCGTTTTATTACAGGTTTCGGTCGGTATCGCCTTTGGCGCGGCCTCATTGACGGCCCATGCTGCCGATATCACCGGCGCTGGCGCGTCATTCCCATACCCGATTTATGCCAAATGGGCCGCCAAATACCACGAAGAAACCGGTAACCGCGTCAATTATCAGTCTATCGGCTCGGGTGGCGGTCAACAGCAAATTATTGCTAAAACCGTTGATTTCGGTGCTTCCGATGACCCCATGAAGGGTGACGCACTCGCCAAAAACGATCTGTTCCAGTTTCCCGCCATCGTGGGTGGAACGGTTCCTGTCGTCAACGTCGACGGCATCAAGCCGGGCGAGCTGAAGCTGTCTGGCGAAATCATCGCCGATATCTACATGGCCAAGGTCAAAAAATGGAATGATCCCGTCATTCAAGAGATGAACCCTGACCTCAAGCTGCCCGATACATCGATCATTGTTGTTCACCGCTCCGACGGCTCGGGTACGACTTTTGGCTGGACCAACTACCTGTCCAAAGTGTCGGCCGAATGGAAAGACAAAGTCGGTGAAGGCAAAGCTGTAAAATGGCCTACAGGTCAAGGTGGCAAGGGTAATGAAGGTGTTGCCGCTTACGTTCGTCAACTGAAGAACTCCATCGGTTACGTTGAGTACGCCTACGCCAAGCAGAACAACCTGTCCTGGACGCAGTTGAAGAACCTGGACGGCAAGTTCGTTCAACCCACGCAAGCAGCGTTTGCAGCCGCAGCCGCCAATGCTGACTGGAAAAGCGCTCCCGGTATGGGTGTTGTGCTGACCAATGAGCCTGGTGCTGATTCCTGGCCTGTTACGTCCGCCAGCTTCATCCTGGTGCACAAGAAGCAAGACAAGCCTGAAAACGGCAAGGAAGTTCTGGCTTTCTTTGACTGGGCCTTCAAAAATGGCGATAAACTGGCAGAAGAGCTGGATTACGTGCCTATGCCCGACAGTGTCACCAACCAGATCGCTGAGTCCTGGAAAACAGAAATCAAGGGCGCTGACGGTAGCGCAGTCTGGAAGTAA
- a CDS encoding crotonase/enoyl-CoA hydratase family protein, translating into MTISSLKVHEVGSVGVVTLARAHKRNALDDSTIREIDDYFSNLPSHIRVVVMMAEGDHFCAGLDLKEHHDQERGAVEFLRVCQAWHRAFDKIQHGGIPVIACLQGAVVGGGLELASAAHIRVADASTYFALPEGTRGIFTGGGATVRTARIISADRMIEMMLTGRVVDIEEGHRIGLAHYVCNTPQNPVSAQDFAMSLAERIAKNAFLSNYAIVTSINKIADMSATDGLFAEGLMAAVVQTGPDVQSRLNEFVVKKARKVKPGEGATV; encoded by the coding sequence ATGACGATAAGCAGTTTGAAGGTACACGAAGTCGGCAGCGTTGGCGTCGTGACACTGGCGCGCGCGCACAAGCGCAATGCGCTCGACGATTCGACGATACGCGAGATCGACGACTATTTTTCGAATCTGCCTTCGCATATCCGTGTCGTTGTCATGATGGCGGAAGGGGACCACTTCTGCGCCGGACTGGACCTCAAGGAGCACCACGACCAGGAGCGGGGCGCGGTCGAGTTCCTGCGCGTATGCCAGGCTTGGCACCGTGCGTTCGACAAGATTCAGCATGGCGGCATCCCGGTCATAGCCTGCCTGCAGGGCGCGGTGGTGGGGGGCGGGCTTGAGCTGGCCAGTGCCGCCCACATTCGCGTGGCCGACGCCAGCACGTACTTCGCGCTGCCCGAAGGCACCCGCGGCATTTTCACGGGCGGCGGCGCCACAGTGCGCACGGCGCGCATCATCTCCGCAGATCGCATGATCGAGATGATGCTGACCGGCCGTGTCGTAGACATCGAGGAAGGCCATCGTATCGGCCTTGCTCACTATGTGTGCAACACCCCCCAGAACCCGGTGTCAGCACAAGATTTCGCCATGTCGCTAGCCGAGCGCATCGCTAAAAACGCCTTTCTGTCGAATTACGCTATCGTTACGTCCATCAACAAGATTGCCGACATGTCGGCCACCGACGGGCTGTTTGCGGAAGGCTTGATGGCTGCAGTGGTCCAGACTGGGCCCGATGTGCAGAGCCGGCTCAATGAATTCGTCGTCAAGAAGGCACGCAAGGTCAAGCCCGGCGAAGGCGCAACTGTGTAG
- a CDS encoding S8 family serine peptidase: protein MPLDQTRTARYLVLLCPDQPQEGIKKLIEITGVSIAEASSSTDTTNISGELAPHCAIVFNKIGVALLRCDLGKQAMLDAAVSDSHSRILAVERERTVHALVRRQASIPRPVPNPVIAANATDESLSTWGIQAVGADKSGYSGKGVRLAILDTGIDLEHPDFAGRKMETRSFIDGQTVQDGNGHGTHCAGIACGPLKPEAAPRYGVAGDALLYAGKVLSDEGSGADGSVLEGINWAIENQCRVVSMSLGSPVEPGQGYSRVFEEVAQRALAAGTVIVAAAGNDSERPDHIAPVSHPANCPSIMAVAAVDQQMQIAPFSSGGLGGEGGQVDLAGPGVAVLSAWPGPEHYHTASGTSMATPFVAGVAALLVEADSAIAGQTLLERIVQSTRSLSLPARDVGAGLIQAS, encoded by the coding sequence ATGCCACTCGATCAGACACGTACGGCCCGGTACCTGGTCTTGTTGTGCCCAGACCAGCCGCAGGAAGGTATAAAAAAACTCATCGAAATAACCGGCGTCAGTATTGCCGAAGCCTCTTCCAGTACAGATACAACCAATATAAGCGGCGAGCTTGCTCCGCATTGCGCCATCGTCTTCAACAAGATAGGTGTTGCCTTACTGCGTTGCGATCTGGGTAAGCAGGCCATGCTGGATGCCGCGGTAAGCGACAGCCACAGTCGCATCCTGGCTGTGGAGCGCGAACGAACCGTGCATGCCCTGGTACGCCGTCAGGCGTCCATCCCAAGGCCTGTACCTAATCCGGTCATTGCGGCCAACGCCACGGACGAATCATTGTCGACCTGGGGTATTCAGGCGGTCGGCGCCGATAAATCAGGCTACAGCGGCAAGGGGGTGCGTCTGGCAATTCTGGATACAGGAATAGACCTGGAGCATCCGGATTTTGCGGGGCGCAAAATGGAGACCCGCTCGTTTATTGACGGCCAGACCGTACAGGACGGTAACGGACATGGCACCCACTGTGCGGGGATCGCCTGTGGCCCTTTAAAGCCCGAGGCGGCGCCGCGCTATGGCGTTGCCGGTGATGCGTTGCTTTATGCAGGCAAGGTACTGAGCGATGAAGGCAGCGGCGCGGACGGCAGTGTGCTGGAAGGCATCAACTGGGCCATCGAAAACCAATGCCGGGTTGTATCCATGTCGCTGGGCAGCCCGGTCGAGCCAGGGCAAGGCTATTCTCGAGTGTTTGAAGAAGTTGCCCAGCGGGCACTGGCTGCCGGCACGGTAATTGTTGCCGCTGCGGGGAACGACAGCGAGCGGCCCGATCATATTGCGCCCGTTTCTCACCCCGCCAACTGCCCGTCGATCATGGCGGTGGCGGCTGTTGACCAGCAGATGCAGATTGCTCCCTTTTCCAGTGGCGGACTTGGAGGCGAGGGCGGACAGGTTGATTTGGCGGGTCCGGGCGTTGCGGTATTGTCCGCCTGGCCAGGGCCCGAGCATTACCACACCGCAAGCGGCACAAGCATGGCGACGCCATTTGTAGCCGGAGTGGCCGCCTTGTTGGTCGAGGCGGATTCGGCCATTGCAGGGCAAACACTGCTGGAGCGCATCGTGCAAAGTACCCGCTCGTTGTCGCTGCCCGCACGCGACGTGGGTGCGGGACTGATCCAGGCGTCCTGA
- the pstA gene encoding phosphate ABC transporter permease PstA, translating to MFTSDSVVNLSNPVYKRRQRVNRVLLTLSSATVVFGLFWLFWIILTLLLKGGSALSLTLLTEATPPPGADGGLLNAIFGSVAMAVVATLVGTPIGVLAGTYLCEYGQRGWLAPATRFLNDVLLSAPSIVIGLFIYAVYVAQVGHYSGWAGSLALAIIVIPVVVRSTDNMLSLVPNTLREAAAALGCPQWRIVMFICYRAARSGIITGVLLAIARISGETAPLLFTALNNQFMSMNMNAPIANLPVVIFQYAASPFEDWNRLAWAGAVLITLLVLGINIIARSLFRK from the coding sequence ATGTTCACTTCAGATTCTGTTGTCAACTTGTCGAATCCGGTCTACAAAAGACGCCAGCGCGTCAACCGGGTCCTGCTCACCTTGTCCAGCGCCACCGTGGTGTTCGGCTTGTTCTGGCTGTTCTGGATCATTTTGACTCTGCTTCTCAAGGGTGGGTCGGCCCTGTCGTTGACCCTGCTGACAGAAGCCACGCCGCCCCCGGGCGCCGATGGCGGCCTGCTCAATGCCATTTTCGGCAGTGTCGCCATGGCCGTGGTCGCCACGCTGGTCGGCACCCCTATTGGTGTGCTGGCCGGCACTTATTTGTGTGAATACGGCCAACGCGGGTGGCTGGCGCCTGCAACTCGCTTCCTGAACGATGTCTTGCTATCGGCGCCCTCCATTGTCATTGGCCTTTTCATCTACGCCGTCTATGTGGCTCAGGTTGGGCATTATTCGGGCTGGGCCGGGTCCTTGGCCCTGGCTATTATTGTCATCCCGGTGGTGGTGCGTTCTACCGACAACATGCTGTCGCTGGTTCCCAACACCTTGCGAGAGGCTGCCGCAGCCTTGGGCTGCCCCCAGTGGCGTATCGTCATGTTTATTTGCTACCGGGCGGCACGTTCGGGGATCATCACTGGCGTGCTGTTGGCCATTGCCCGTATTTCGGGCGAAACCGCGCCTTTGCTGTTTACCGCGCTGAACAACCAATTCATGTCCATGAACATGAATGCACCCATCGCCAACCTGCCTGTGGTGATCTTCCAGTACGCAGCCAGCCCCTTCGAGGATTGGAACCGCCTGGCATGGGCAGGCGCGGTACTCATCACATTATTGGTATTGGGCATCAATATTATTGCTCGCAGCCTCTTTCGTAAATAA
- a CDS encoding long-chain-fatty-acid--CoA ligase codes for MAAPGNMMNRPLLVSSILAHAANNNPRQLIVTAMGGGVIHRYTYTEFARRARQLAIRLQAQGIQAGDRVGTLAWNTYRHLEIYYATAGVGMVCHTVNPRLHVEQIAFIINNAQDVVLFYDRQFAELVEQLRPQCPIVKQWVLLDEPADAAAGDLSVYGNWLGADDTGFQWPEFDENTACGLCYTSGTTGNPKGALYSHRSTLLHAYASCHPDAVGVSCRDAVMPLVPMYHVNAWGLPYSGLLSGAKLVMPGADLSGPALHELCEREGVTLSAGVPSIWQILLDHVQAKGLEFSTLRRAVIGGSACPPAMITTLARLNVSVRHAWGMTEVSPLGTVCFLLPEHESLSEKEKLHVLASQGRPLFGAEFRIVSDGTRQPHDGVATGDLMVRGNWVIERYCDQAQPALNDGWFHTGDVASIDDYGYMRISDRSKDVIKSGGEWISSIEIENIAMEHPGVKMAACIAKPDKKWGERPILVVVKRGPGSLAADDILPIYTGRVAKWMIPDEVLFIDSMPMTATGKVLKAALRMMFFEQENRP; via the coding sequence ATGGCAGCACCGGGCAACATGATGAACCGCCCACTTCTGGTGTCATCCATCCTGGCGCATGCCGCCAATAACAACCCGCGTCAGCTGATCGTGACGGCGATGGGCGGTGGCGTCATCCATCGCTACACCTACACGGAATTCGCCCGGCGCGCCCGGCAGTTGGCCATTCGGCTACAGGCGCAGGGCATACAGGCCGGCGATCGGGTCGGCACCCTGGCATGGAACACCTATCGCCACCTCGAGATCTACTACGCCACGGCAGGGGTGGGTATGGTGTGCCATACCGTCAATCCCCGGCTGCACGTCGAGCAGATCGCCTTCATCATCAATAATGCGCAAGATGTCGTGCTGTTCTACGACCGGCAATTTGCGGAACTGGTCGAACAGCTCCGGCCGCAATGTCCCATCGTGAAGCAGTGGGTGCTGCTTGATGAGCCTGCCGATGCCGCTGCGGGCGATCTGTCTGTTTATGGCAACTGGCTGGGAGCCGATGACACCGGATTCCAATGGCCGGAGTTCGACGAGAACACGGCTTGCGGCCTGTGCTATACCTCCGGCACCACCGGCAACCCCAAGGGCGCCCTGTATTCGCATCGCTCGACGCTGCTGCATGCCTATGCTTCCTGCCACCCGGACGCGGTCGGTGTGTCATGCCGCGATGCCGTGATGCCGCTGGTACCCATGTACCACGTCAACGCCTGGGGCCTGCCGTATTCCGGTCTCTTGTCGGGGGCGAAGCTTGTCATGCCGGGAGCCGATCTAAGCGGGCCGGCCCTGCATGAACTCTGCGAGCGCGAAGGCGTCACGCTTTCCGCAGGCGTGCCCTCCATCTGGCAAATCCTGCTCGACCACGTGCAGGCCAAGGGCCTGGAGTTCAGCACCTTGCGGCGCGCCGTCATCGGCGGTTCGGCCTGCCCGCCGGCCATGATCACGACGCTTGCCCGATTGAATGTATCTGTACGGCATGCCTGGGGCATGACCGAGGTCTCGCCTCTTGGCACTGTGTGCTTCCTGCTGCCCGAGCACGAATCCTTGTCCGAAAAAGAAAAACTGCATGTGCTGGCCTCGCAAGGTCGGCCGCTGTTTGGCGCGGAATTCCGCATCGTCAGCGATGGCACGAGGCAGCCGCACGATGGCGTTGCCACCGGCGACCTCATGGTTCGGGGCAACTGGGTGATCGAACGCTATTGCGACCAGGCCCAGCCCGCGCTGAACGACGGCTGGTTCCACACGGGCGATGTGGCAAGCATCGATGACTATGGTTACATGCGCATATCCGACCGCAGCAAAGACGTCATCAAGTCGGGCGGCGAATGGATTTCTTCCATCGAGATCGAGAACATCGCCATGGAACATCCCGGCGTCAAGATGGCGGCCTGTATTGCCAAGCCCGACAAGAAGTGGGGCGAACGTCCCATTCTGGTCGTCGTGAAAAGGGGGCCCGGTTCGCTGGCTGCTGACGACATACTGCCCATTTACACTGGCCGCGTCGCCAAATGGATGATTCCCGATGAAGTGCTCTTCATCGATAGCATGCCCATGACGGCGACCGGCAAGGTGCTGAAGGCAGCGTTGCGAATGATGTTTTTTGAACAGGAGAACCGTCCATGA